A single window of Dermacentor albipictus isolate Rhodes 1998 colony chromosome 1, USDA_Dalb.pri_finalv2, whole genome shotgun sequence DNA harbors:
- the LOC135897072 gene encoding uncharacterized protein has translation MSRGRRSLLLLCGLLALGLSCVLCDHSSDSLQQDQEQLLHHNSHQQPPSSAHQQLKAERSGTYYLHDVDNKARFGVTGVGGSGLTLLLPILLVLGLFVIIIPIFGLLFTTGLAGGFGGFGAGVPGGLYPAASAAGRKWTGAESSILSQENVIKMVSFVDKALQDFGKQLKVKQS, from the coding sequence ATGTCCCGTGGCCGGCGCTCGCTCCTTCTGTTATGCGGCCTGCTGGCGCTCGGACTAAGCTGCGTCCTATGCGACCACAGCTCGGACTCGCTGCAGCAGGACCAGGAGCAGCTGCTGCACCACAACTCGCACCAGCAGCCTCCGTCTTCCGCGCACCAGCAGCTCAAGGCCGAGCGTTCGGGCACCTACTACCTGCACGACGTGGACAACAAGGCCCGCTTCGGCGTCACGGGAGTGGGCGGCTCGGGTCTCACGCTGCTGCTGCCCATCCTGCTGGTTCTCGGCCtgttcgtcatcatcatccctaTATTCGGGCTGCTCTTCACCACGGGCCTCGCCGGAGGGTTCGGAGGGTTCGGCGCCGGCGTGCCCGGTGGACTCTACCCGGCCGCTTCGGCCGCCGGACGCAAGTGGACAGGCGCGGAGTCGTCGATACTGAGTCAGGAGAACGTCATCAAGATGGTCAGCTTCGTCGATAAGGCTCTCCAGGACTTTGGCAAGCAACTCAAGGTCAAGCAGAGCTAA